A region of Spiroplasma endosymbiont of Crioceris asparagi DNA encodes the following proteins:
- a CDS encoding PTS glucose transporter subunit IIA produces the protein MGLFSKKPKMVEIFAPVDGELIELSKVNDEVFAEKMLGDGLAVIPANGDFISPADGELVTVFPSGHAFGLRTSLGAEILLHIGMDTVSLNGDGFDVKVSQGQKVKKGEHLVKVDLEKIKSKDLSIQTPIVFTTESMDGKKMEIIKGTGNVKKGDLIAKIISK, from the coding sequence ATGGGTTTATTTTCAAAAAAACCAAAAATGGTTGAAATATTTGCACCAGTAGATGGTGAATTAATTGAACTTTCAAAAGTTAATGATGAAGTGTTCGCAGAAAAAATGTTAGGAGACGGATTAGCTGTTATTCCAGCAAATGGTGATTTCATTTCACCAGCAGATGGTGAATTAGTTACCGTTTTCCCTTCAGGACATGCATTTGGATTAAGAACATCTTTAGGTGCAGAAATTTTATTACATATTGGAATGGATACAGTTTCATTAAACGGAGACGGATTTGATGTTAAAGTTAGTCAAGGTCAAAAAGTTAAAAAAGGTGAACATTTAGTTAAAGTTGATTTAGAAAAAATTAAATCAAAAGATTTATCAATTCAAACACCAATTGTTTTTACCACAGAATCAATGGATGGTAAAAAAATGGAAATTATCAAAGGAACAGGAAATGTTAAAAAAGGCGATTTAATTGCTAAAATAATTTCAAAATAA